A single Pantoea rwandensis DNA region contains:
- a CDS encoding MMPL family transporter, which yields MKSEHVLPQRSEKTAALLWLAVCLALAVALAILLPRSQLNSSVLALLPQQNLGQAPAEIQQGFMQRLDRQLVWLVSADDAHGDEVAEWWQAQLQALPMLKQVSGALDDDQMQRWGTYAFQHRNGLIDPLTRARLQNGGTAQADWILAQLFSAFAGVSSKEIQNDPLMLVRGAQLALQQNASKMVLHNGWLTVNDAQQRRWYFLHGELASNAFSIQQSHQLVTALNQLEQQLKTRWPDAQLLTRGTVLFSDDASQRAQHDVETLGSVTLAGLLLLVWLVFRSLRPLALCALSVAIGAMAGTVLTLICFGELHLTTLVMSLSIVGISADYTLYYLTERMVHGEQSTPWQSLHKVRATLLLALGTTAIAWLLMLLAPFPGLRQLAVFAASGLSASCLTVICFYPWLVRGLPVRPIPGMVWLARWLAAWRRNTLLKVGLPLLVALYALSGILQLHVDDDIAHLQSAPAKLLAQDRQLAQLTGQQADQTWFVVWGDNEQQALQRLSELTPKLQLAQQQGWMAGYRVLPLNSLDQQQQDLQLLQQAAPTILARLTQAGITLTHADLTAMPVKADNWLASPLSEGWRLLWLSLPDGRSSVLVPVNGVKNSAALLDLATQQAGVSWVDRKASYDELFRFWRTLLSGLLALALLLITVSYIVRLGLQAGLRSALPSWLSLAAALATLGWIGASLNLFALLALILVLGIGINYTLFFSNPRGTPLTSMLAVTLAMMTTLLTLGMLVFSSTAAISGFGTVLCSGIFCAFLLAPLALAPGKRKQR from the coding sequence ATGAAGAGCGAGCACGTTTTGCCCCAGCGCAGTGAGAAAACCGCTGCGCTGCTGTGGCTGGCGGTATGTCTGGCATTGGCGGTGGCACTGGCCATCCTGTTGCCGCGCAGCCAGCTGAACAGCAGCGTGCTGGCTTTATTGCCGCAACAAAATCTGGGTCAAGCACCCGCTGAGATCCAGCAAGGCTTTATGCAGCGGCTGGATCGCCAACTGGTGTGGCTGGTGAGCGCCGATGATGCGCATGGCGATGAAGTGGCAGAGTGGTGGCAAGCGCAGCTTCAGGCGCTGCCGATGCTGAAACAGGTTAGCGGTGCGCTGGATGATGACCAGATGCAGCGTTGGGGCACTTACGCCTTCCAGCATCGTAACGGCCTGATCGATCCGTTGACGCGCGCACGCCTGCAAAACGGCGGTACGGCACAAGCCGACTGGATTCTGGCGCAACTGTTCTCAGCGTTTGCCGGTGTGAGCAGTAAAGAAATTCAAAACGACCCGCTGATGCTGGTGCGTGGCGCGCAGCTGGCACTGCAGCAGAATGCCAGCAAAATGGTGCTGCATAACGGCTGGTTAACCGTGAATGACGCCCAGCAGCGCCGCTGGTATTTCCTGCACGGTGAACTGGCGAGCAACGCCTTTAGCATTCAGCAAAGTCATCAGTTGGTGACCGCCCTCAATCAGCTTGAACAGCAGTTAAAAACGCGCTGGCCAGATGCCCAGCTGTTAACGCGTGGCACAGTGCTGTTTAGCGATGATGCCAGCCAGCGCGCGCAGCATGATGTCGAAACGCTCGGCAGCGTCACACTGGCCGGCTTGCTGCTGCTGGTGTGGCTGGTGTTTCGCTCGCTGCGGCCCCTGGCGCTGTGTGCGCTCTCGGTGGCGATAGGCGCGATGGCGGGTACGGTGCTGACCTTGATCTGTTTTGGTGAGCTGCATCTCACGACGTTAGTGATGAGCCTCAGCATTGTCGGCATCTCTGCCGATTATACCTTGTACTATCTGACGGAACGCATGGTACACGGCGAACAATCCACGCCATGGCAAAGCCTGCACAAGGTGCGGGCCACTTTACTGCTGGCACTGGGCACCACGGCGATTGCCTGGCTGCTGATGTTGCTGGCACCGTTCCCCGGTTTGCGCCAGCTGGCGGTGTTTGCCGCCAGCGGGTTAAGTGCCTCTTGCCTGACGGTGATCTGTTTTTATCCATGGCTGGTGCGCGGCCTGCCGGTGCGCCCCATCCCCGGCATGGTGTGGCTGGCGCGCTGGTTAGCGGCATGGCGCCGCAACACGCTGTTAAAAGTCGGATTGCCACTTCTGGTGGCGCTCTATGCATTGAGCGGTATCCTGCAACTGCATGTCGATGACGATATTGCCCATCTGCAGAGCGCTCCCGCGAAACTGCTGGCGCAGGATCGCCAACTGGCACAGCTCACGGGGCAGCAGGCCGATCAAACCTGGTTTGTGGTATGGGGTGATAACGAACAGCAGGCATTGCAGCGTCTCAGCGAATTAACACCAAAGCTGCAACTGGCGCAGCAGCAAGGTTGGATGGCGGGTTATCGCGTATTGCCGCTTAATTCGCTGGATCAGCAACAGCAGGATCTTCAGCTGTTGCAGCAGGCCGCGCCAACTATCCTGGCGCGGTTAACACAGGCAGGCATCACGTTAACCCATGCCGACTTAACGGCGATGCCAGTCAAAGCCGATAACTGGCTGGCGAGTCCGCTCAGCGAAGGCTGGCGTTTGCTGTGGCTGTCGTTACCAGATGGACGCAGTAGCGTGCTGGTGCCGGTCAATGGCGTGAAAAACAGTGCGGCGTTACTGGACTTAGCCACGCAGCAGGCGGGCGTAAGCTGGGTCGATCGCAAAGCCAGCTACGATGAGCTGTTCCGCTTCTGGCGTACGCTGCTGAGTGGCCTGTTGGCACTCGCGCTGCTGCTGATTACCGTCAGTTATATCGTACGGCTGGGTTTGCAAGCAGGTTTGCGCAGCGCGTTGCCTTCCTGGCTGTCGCTGGCTGCGGCGCTGGCGACGTTAGGCTGGATTGGTGCCAGCCTGAACTTATTCGCCTTACTGGCGCTGATTCTGGTGCTCGGCATCGGCATCAACTACACGTTGTTCTTCAGTAATCCGCGCGGTACGCCACTGACCTCAATGCTGGCCGTCACGCTGGCGATGATGACCACACTGCTGACGTTGGGCATGCTGGTGTTCAGCAGCACGGCGGCGATCAGTGGTTTTGGCACGGTGCTGTGCAGCGGGATCTTTTGTGCATTCTTGCTGGCCCCTCTGGCGCTGGCCCCAGGGAAAAGGAAGCAACGATGA
- a CDS encoding outer membrane lipoprotein carrier protein LolA, with amino-acid sequence MIRTLCLMLTLLCASAQAITLDQLQQRFASQPVIRANFEQVRTISGMSQLLVSRGQLLIAQQQGLWWHQATPFVMTLILDDKRMVQSMSGQLPQVITADSNPQMFQFNHLLRALFQADEKVLRENFELDFHDKGNDQWQLSLTPKAAPLNKIFNRIDLQGAAFLNSITLDDKQGDKTAITLSDTRTEPKQLTDEERARFAPAQ; translated from the coding sequence GTGATCAGAACTCTTTGTCTGATGCTGACGTTGCTGTGTGCCAGTGCACAGGCCATCACGTTGGATCAGCTGCAGCAGCGTTTTGCCAGCCAGCCGGTAATCCGCGCCAACTTCGAGCAGGTGCGCACCATTTCTGGTATGTCGCAGCTGCTGGTGTCGCGTGGCCAGTTATTAATCGCCCAGCAACAAGGTTTGTGGTGGCATCAGGCCACGCCGTTTGTGATGACTTTGATTCTTGATGATAAGCGGATGGTTCAGAGCATGAGCGGTCAGCTGCCGCAGGTGATCACCGCCGACAGCAATCCACAGATGTTTCAGTTCAATCATCTGCTGCGCGCCTTGTTCCAGGCCGACGAAAAGGTGCTGCGCGAGAATTTTGAACTCGATTTCCACGATAAAGGGAATGACCAGTGGCAGCTCAGCCTGACGCCGAAGGCGGCACCGCTGAACAAAATCTTCAATCGCATCGATCTGCAGGGCGCAGCCTTCCTTAACAGCATTACGCTGGATGATAAGCAGGGCGATAAAACCGCCATCACTTTAAGTGACACCCGCACCGAGCCGAAACAACTGACTGATGAAGAGCGAGCACGTTTTGCCCCAGCGCAGTGA
- a CDS encoding acyl-CoA thioesterase encodes MSEHIWRAEVEITVSFHDCDPMGVVWHGNYFRFFEVAREALLRSINYSYAEMTASGFVWPVVDTRVKYRQPLRCEEVIRVEARITEYENRLRIDYVIRNVAGQVTTKAHTLQVAVDAVSQEMNFVSPDILFERLGVKP; translated from the coding sequence ATGAGTGAACATATCTGGCGCGCTGAGGTTGAAATAACCGTGTCGTTCCACGACTGCGACCCGATGGGCGTGGTGTGGCACGGCAACTATTTCCGTTTTTTTGAAGTGGCGCGTGAAGCGCTGTTGCGCAGCATCAACTATAGCTACGCTGAGATGACCGCCAGCGGTTTTGTCTGGCCAGTGGTGGACACGCGTGTCAAATACCGCCAGCCGTTACGCTGTGAAGAGGTGATCCGCGTGGAAGCCCGCATTACGGAATACGAGAACCGCTTGCGTATCGATTATGTCATCCGCAATGTGGCGGGCCAGGTCACCACCAAAGCACACACGCTGCAAGTGGCGGTGGATGCGGTGAGTCAGGAGATGAATTTCGTTTCACCCGATATTTTATTTGAACGCCTGGGAGTCAAACCGTGA
- a CDS encoding glycosyltransferase family 2 protein produces MLSAPFKPCVLIPCYNHGAMLASVLARLAPFNLPVIIVDDGSDTQTQQQIAALEAPQLDILTLPVNQGKGAAVIAGMRRAAAAGYSHALQLDADGQHQVEDTPRMLAEAESHPDCLISGQPVYDDSIPKSRLYGRYITHFWVWIETLSFSLKDSMCGFRVYPLQPSLALCDRHPIGQRMDFDTEIMVRLYWQGTPSRFISTRVTYPESGLSHFDALRDNLRISWMHTRLFFGMVPRIPQLLSRGKTAQHWAATPERRGQSGLRFMLWLYRRAGRLPFVLLLWPVVAVYWLSGREARNASQQWLTRVQAEASKQQIALPAPINSYRHFLRFGYSMLDKVASWRGEVQWGRDIDFAPGAEAVIRAADGKGHLILASHLGDIEACRAMAKQVSGLVINALVFTDNAQRFREVLESIAPQAGVNLMPVTDIGPDTAILLQQKLDAGEWVAIVGDRTAVHRQRGGERRVVWSAFMGRPAPFPQGPFVLAAALRCPVLLMFALREQGRLRVHCEPFADPILLPRAQRQAALQATVDRYAERLQQHALMAPLDWFNFYDFWTLPEEKSRDE; encoded by the coding sequence GTGCTGAGTGCGCCTTTCAAACCCTGTGTTCTGATTCCCTGTTACAATCACGGCGCCATGCTGGCCTCGGTACTGGCGCGCCTGGCTCCCTTTAATCTGCCGGTAATTATCGTCGATGACGGCAGTGATACGCAGACTCAGCAGCAGATCGCCGCCCTTGAGGCCCCACAGCTGGATATCCTCACCTTACCGGTTAATCAGGGCAAAGGTGCGGCGGTGATCGCCGGGATGCGCAGAGCCGCCGCAGCAGGGTACAGCCACGCGCTCCAACTCGACGCGGATGGTCAGCATCAAGTGGAAGACACGCCGCGCATGCTGGCGGAAGCGGAAAGCCATCCCGATTGCCTGATCTCCGGCCAGCCTGTTTACGATGATTCCATTCCGAAATCCCGTTTGTATGGCCGTTACATCACCCATTTTTGGGTGTGGATTGAAACGCTCTCCTTCTCGCTAAAAGACAGCATGTGCGGTTTCCGTGTTTACCCGCTGCAACCTTCATTAGCACTCTGCGATCGCCACCCGATTGGCCAGCGCATGGATTTCGACACCGAAATCATGGTGCGACTCTACTGGCAGGGTACGCCGAGCCGCTTTATCAGCACGCGCGTCACCTATCCGGAAAGTGGCCTGTCACATTTTGATGCCTTGCGCGACAACCTGCGTATCTCATGGATGCACACGCGCCTGTTCTTTGGCATGGTGCCGCGTATCCCACAGTTACTGAGCCGGGGTAAAACGGCGCAGCACTGGGCCGCCACGCCAGAACGCCGGGGTCAGAGCGGGTTGCGTTTTATGCTGTGGTTGTATCGTCGCGCCGGGCGGCTGCCGTTTGTGCTGTTGCTTTGGCCGGTGGTGGCGGTTTACTGGTTGAGCGGACGTGAGGCGCGTAACGCTTCTCAGCAATGGCTGACGCGGGTGCAGGCAGAAGCCAGTAAACAGCAGATTGCCCTGCCGGCGCCGATCAACAGCTATCGCCACTTTCTGCGCTTTGGTTACAGCATGCTGGATAAAGTCGCCAGCTGGCGCGGAGAGGTGCAGTGGGGGCGCGATATTGATTTTGCGCCGGGTGCCGAAGCGGTCATCCGTGCTGCGGATGGCAAAGGACATTTGATCCTCGCTTCGCATCTGGGCGATATCGAAGCTTGCCGCGCGATGGCAAAGCAGGTCAGCGGGCTGGTGATCAACGCGCTGGTGTTTACCGATAACGCCCAGCGCTTTCGCGAGGTGCTGGAGAGCATCGCGCCGCAGGCCGGGGTAAATCTGATGCCGGTCACCGATATCGGCCCGGATACGGCCATTCTGCTGCAGCAAAAACTGGATGCCGGTGAATGGGTGGCGATTGTCGGTGATCGTACCGCCGTGCATCGTCAGCGCGGGGGCGAACGCCGCGTGGTGTGGAGTGCATTTATGGGCCGTCCGGCACCGTTTCCGCAGGGGCCTTTTGTGCTGGCCGCCGCCTTACGCTGTCCGGTGCTGTTGATGTTTGCCTTGCGGGAACAGGGCAGACTGCGTGTGCATTGTGAGCCTTTTGCCGATCCGATCCTGCTGCCGCGAGCCCAACGACAGGCGGCGCTGCAGGCCACGGTGGATCGCTATGCCGAGCGACTGCAACAGCATGCGCTGATGGCGCCGCTGGACTGGTTTAACTTTTACGATTTCTGGACGTTACCAGAGGAGAAGAGCCGCGATGAGTGA
- a CDS encoding hydroxymyristoyl-ACP dehydratase yields the protein MLPVELNALQQGATLTLRLHAAADLFWFRGHFPTLPILPGVAQLDWALHYGLSRLAIGKHFRSIENIKFQQPVPPDAELELQLSWQEDKSLLSFSYSLIRVDSIEIASSGKIRLC from the coding sequence ATGTTGCCGGTTGAACTCAACGCCCTGCAGCAGGGCGCAACACTGACGTTGCGCCTGCATGCTGCCGCGGATCTGTTTTGGTTCCGCGGCCACTTCCCGACCTTACCGATTTTACCCGGCGTGGCGCAGCTCGACTGGGCTTTACATTACGGCCTGTCACGCCTGGCCATCGGTAAACATTTCCGTTCTATTGAGAACATCAAGTTTCAGCAGCCGGTGCCGCCTGATGCGGAGCTGGAGCTGCAGCTGAGCTGGCAGGAAGACAAATCATTGCTGAGCTTCAGCTACAGCCTGATTCGCGTGGACAGCATTGAGATTGCCAGCAGCGGGAAGATTCGCCTGTGCTGA
- a CDS encoding AMP-binding protein has product MKVVSIRDWLEAPDRVVAWQGQQQHWLSEMRQQVMALVETLQRLPGQHWALCFDNSYHFTAALLALWHAGKTPVIPGHCRAAQLEEMAEQLDGVISDMPLAVSLPQLRWDGALALGELPAIAGDAALVLFTSGSTGTPRRVVKSLRALDLEAQWLAALWAERLQQCHVIASVSHQHLYGLTFRIVLPMALSLPLAAQQIFYGEQLADQRCDRRYAFISSPAFLRRLDPALDAPSCALIVSAGGALPWADAQRAQDAFACAVDEIYGSTETGVMGWRCAQEENAPWHCFPQVRLEQQASAEWRVFSALLETTEGWPLDDRIVQQPSGVFQLAGRQDRVVKIEDKRVSLSEIERRLLALPGVEDAAALAIQRHGRQAIGVVLALPDALDAATLTQRKKQWKIALQPWLDPVAMPRYWRVVNAIPVTAQSKRAWPQIEELFDVAG; this is encoded by the coding sequence ATGAAGGTGGTGAGTATCCGCGACTGGCTCGAAGCGCCGGATCGTGTCGTGGCCTGGCAAGGGCAGCAACAGCATTGGTTATCGGAAATGCGCCAGCAGGTGATGGCGTTAGTGGAAACATTGCAACGGCTGCCGGGCCAGCACTGGGCGTTATGCTTCGATAACAGTTATCACTTCACGGCTGCGCTGCTGGCGTTATGGCACGCCGGTAAAACCCCGGTGATCCCAGGACATTGTCGGGCCGCGCAGCTGGAAGAGATGGCAGAACAATTGGATGGCGTGATCAGCGATATGCCGCTGGCGGTGTCCCTGCCACAGTTGCGCTGGGACGGTGCACTGGCGCTGGGTGAGCTGCCTGCCATCGCCGGGGATGCCGCGCTGGTGTTGTTCACCTCCGGTTCCACTGGCACCCCACGTCGCGTAGTGAAATCACTGCGTGCACTCGATCTCGAAGCGCAGTGGCTGGCGGCGTTATGGGCCGAACGTCTGCAGCAATGCCACGTCATTGCCTCAGTGAGCCATCAGCATCTGTATGGCCTGACGTTTCGCATTGTGTTACCGATGGCGTTAAGTTTGCCACTCGCCGCCCAGCAAATTTTTTACGGTGAGCAGTTGGCCGATCAGCGTTGCGATCGCCGCTACGCCTTTATCAGCAGTCCGGCCTTTTTGCGACGCCTTGATCCTGCCCTGGATGCGCCGTCGTGTGCGTTGATTGTTTCGGCAGGCGGGGCTTTGCCCTGGGCTGATGCGCAACGTGCTCAGGATGCCTTCGCTTGTGCGGTGGATGAGATTTACGGCAGCACCGAAACCGGCGTGATGGGCTGGCGCTGTGCGCAGGAAGAAAACGCCCCGTGGCACTGTTTTCCACAGGTCAGGCTGGAGCAGCAGGCATCTGCTGAATGGCGGGTGTTTTCGGCGTTGCTGGAAACCACTGAGGGTTGGCCGCTCGACGATCGTATTGTGCAACAGCCCTCCGGCGTATTTCAGCTGGCGGGGCGTCAGGATCGGGTGGTGAAGATCGAAGATAAGCGCGTTTCTCTCAGTGAGATCGAGCGACGACTGCTGGCCTTACCTGGCGTGGAAGATGCTGCCGCTCTGGCGATTCAGCGTCACGGACGCCAGGCGATTGGCGTGGTGCTGGCTTTGCCGGACGCGCTGGATGCCGCAACGCTGACCCAACGCAAGAAACAATGGAAAATCGCGCTGCAACCCTGGCTTGACCCCGTCGCCATGCCGCGTTACTGGCGTGTCGTCAACGCGATTCCGGTGACGGCGCAGAGTAAACGCGCCTGGCCCCAAATTGAGGAACTGTTTGATGTTGCCGGTTGA
- a CDS encoding acyl carrier protein, with the protein MMNKDEIYQEVASLLTSLFEIDADDIRPDARLYEDLELDSIDAVDMVVHLQKRTGRKIKPEAFRAVRTVQDVVDAVDQLMRDEA; encoded by the coding sequence ATGATGAATAAAGACGAAATTTACCAGGAAGTGGCCTCGCTACTCACCTCGCTGTTTGAAATTGATGCCGATGATATCCGCCCGGATGCCCGTCTGTATGAAGACCTCGAACTCGACAGCATTGATGCGGTGGATATGGTGGTGCACCTGCAAAAGCGTACCGGCCGTAAAATCAAACCTGAAGCCTTCCGTGCGGTTCGCACCGTGCAGGATGTGGTGGATGCCGTCGATCAACTGATGCGCGACGAAGCCTGA
- a CDS encoding phosphopantetheine-binding protein — translation MQALIDDIKLMIIDTLNLEDISPDDIETDAPLFGEGLGLDSIDALELGLAVKNRFGVQLSAESETLRAHFFSVATLAAFVEQQQA, via the coding sequence ATGCAAGCACTGATTGACGACATCAAACTGATGATTATCGACACGCTGAATCTGGAAGATATCAGCCCGGACGATATAGAAACCGACGCACCCTTGTTTGGCGAAGGGTTGGGACTCGATTCAATTGATGCCCTTGAGCTGGGACTGGCGGTGAAAAATCGCTTCGGCGTACAGCTTTCCGCAGAAAGCGAAACCTTACGCGCGCACTTTTTTTCCGTGGCCACGCTGGCCGCGTTTGTTGAACAACAGCAAGCCTGA
- a CDS encoding lysophospholipid acyltransferase family protein, giving the protein MADNSLALRWRAGCNFYWRLMMTAVSFTLFSVGGLLLSVTWFNLLLLIQRDGLRRRQIARSSIAWSFRCFLRFCRFVGVYDYQIIGAERLRQDRGCLIVANHPSLIDYVMIASVLPEMDCLVKAELQHNIFFNGVIKSADYLINSEADTLLPDSQQRLARGDTILIFPEGTRTRYGEPLKLQRGAANIAVRAGCDLRVVHISCTQRMLDKQSRWYQIPLVKPVFTVRVQSRIDSQAFSEAEEDAQPLAARRLTRHLQQALVPEETK; this is encoded by the coding sequence ATGGCGGATAATTCGTTAGCCCTGCGCTGGCGTGCTGGCTGCAACTTTTACTGGCGACTGATGATGACCGCCGTGAGTTTTACGCTGTTCAGCGTTGGCGGTCTGCTGCTGTCTGTGACCTGGTTTAACCTGCTACTGTTGATTCAGCGCGATGGTCTGCGTCGGCGTCAGATTGCGCGCAGCAGCATTGCCTGGAGCTTCCGCTGTTTCCTGCGCTTCTGTCGCTTTGTCGGCGTCTACGATTATCAGATCATCGGTGCGGAACGACTGCGCCAGGATCGCGGCTGCCTGATTGTAGCCAACCACCCCTCGCTGATCGATTATGTGATGATTGCTTCGGTACTGCCGGAAATGGATTGTCTGGTTAAGGCCGAATTGCAGCACAACATTTTTTTTAATGGCGTAATCAAATCTGCCGATTACCTGATTAACAGCGAAGCCGATACCTTGTTGCCAGATAGCCAGCAGCGTTTAGCGCGCGGCGATACCATCCTGATTTTTCCTGAAGGTACGCGTACCCGTTATGGTGAACCTTTGAAGCTGCAACGCGGTGCCGCCAATATCGCGGTGCGTGCCGGATGCGATCTGCGCGTGGTACATATTAGCTGCACCCAGCGTATGCTCGATAAGCAAAGTCGCTGGTATCAGATTCCGCTGGTTAAACCCGTTTTTACTGTACGCGTACAATCGCGTATTGATAGCCAGGCCTTCAGTGAAGCCGAAGAAGATGCGCAGCCGCTCGCCGCGCGTCGCCTGACGCGTCACCTGCAACAGGCACTGGTCCCTGAAGAGACAAAGTAA
- a CDS encoding beta-ketoacyl synthase chain length factor, protein MKLAYTLVDWHAIAPGHSTADEWQHWAGQQNALDATLPIAKPQFLPMMTARRLSAGSRAAVESGLALLARQTVDAIVFTSRHGELERNLRILTALKDQQALSPTDFAMSVHNSAVGSLTIAARQPLVSSSISAGMDSFQQGLLEVAALHQAGYAQVLLVDFDGVVPAYYQPWLPEIDRFNAPYAVALLLQSGNEWRCTAEPARPDAETLPQSLQFLQAMLQGDERMTIAGERHLWHWERHHGG, encoded by the coding sequence ATGAAACTCGCTTACACCCTGGTTGACTGGCACGCGATTGCACCAGGTCACAGCACTGCCGATGAGTGGCAGCACTGGGCCGGGCAGCAAAACGCGTTAGACGCCACCCTACCGATCGCCAAACCCCAATTTTTGCCGATGATGACTGCACGTCGCCTGAGTGCGGGCAGCCGTGCGGCTGTGGAGAGCGGGCTGGCGCTACTGGCACGTCAAACGGTGGATGCCATTGTGTTTACCAGCCGCCACGGTGAGCTGGAACGTAATCTGCGCATACTCACGGCGTTAAAAGATCAGCAGGCGCTGTCTCCGACCGATTTTGCCATGTCCGTACACAACTCTGCGGTGGGTAGCTTAACCATTGCTGCGCGACAGCCGCTGGTCTCTTCGTCGATTTCAGCGGGCATGGACAGTTTTCAACAGGGTTTGCTTGAGGTCGCGGCTTTGCATCAGGCGGGCTACGCGCAGGTGCTGCTGGTGGATTTTGACGGCGTTGTACCTGCCTATTATCAGCCGTGGCTACCCGAAATTGACCGCTTCAACGCCCCTTACGCGGTGGCTCTGTTGCTGCAATCCGGCAATGAGTGGCGCTGCACAGCAGAGCCCGCGCGCCCCGACGCCGAGACTTTGCCGCAAAGTCTGCAATTCCTGCAGGCGATGTTGCAGGGTGACGAACGAATGACGATTGCCGGTGAACGTCACCTGTGGCACTGGGAGCGTCATCATGGCGGATAA
- a CDS encoding efflux transporter outer membrane subunit — protein MKRLILASLMALMVSGCATEVEKAPTSLPIPDSWRQQVGPSAAPEAQWWQRFGDDNLNRLVNQALQHNSDILIARSRVDQYRAQLRAAQGDNFPTLSAGVAATHQRALSAVTGQPYENAVFQGLLQANYDVDLWGSRSNSILASQASLDAQRAAASAAELTVASSVASGYLSLCALDEQLRVTEATLATRENSLNLAQRQFETGYTSRLEWMQAASEYQTAKAQVPQLQHQIEQQENALSVLVGMNPREIARTRNFDHIKPQTLPTLLPSQLLNRRPDIVQAQRQLIAADASLASAQADLLPSLNLTATGTLQSYQLHQLLDNPFRLWSIGGSILAPLLNREALTAQVDVAMAARNQALYGYEKVVRGAFSDVDNALDAIRRSQEQLTELQKQEGYVTEAYRIARNRYQNGYASYLDELDAQRTLFSTQLNIVSVKNTLLLAQIDLYRSLGGGWQG, from the coding sequence ATGAAGCGGTTAATCCTTGCCTCGCTGATGGCGTTGATGGTCAGCGGCTGCGCGACCGAAGTGGAAAAGGCCCCGACATCTTTACCGATCCCGGACAGCTGGCGCCAACAGGTTGGCCCATCGGCAGCTCCCGAAGCACAGTGGTGGCAACGCTTTGGCGACGATAACCTTAACCGCTTAGTGAACCAGGCGTTGCAGCATAACAGCGATATCCTGATTGCCCGTTCACGGGTCGATCAGTACCGCGCGCAATTGCGTGCTGCGCAGGGGGATAATTTCCCCACGCTATCCGCCGGGGTTGCCGCCACGCATCAGCGCGCATTGTCGGCGGTGACCGGGCAGCCGTATGAGAATGCCGTCTTCCAGGGACTGCTGCAGGCAAACTATGACGTGGATCTCTGGGGCAGTCGCAGCAACAGCATTCTTGCCTCGCAAGCGTCTCTGGATGCCCAGCGTGCTGCAGCCTCAGCGGCTGAATTAACGGTTGCCAGTTCGGTGGCCTCCGGTTACCTCAGTTTGTGCGCGCTGGACGAACAATTGCGCGTCACTGAAGCCACGCTGGCCACGCGTGAAAACTCGCTAAATCTGGCACAGCGCCAGTTTGAAACCGGCTATACCTCGCGACTGGAGTGGATGCAGGCGGCATCGGAATATCAGACCGCCAAAGCGCAGGTGCCGCAGTTACAGCATCAAATCGAACAACAAGAGAATGCACTCAGCGTGCTGGTGGGCATGAATCCGCGCGAGATTGCCCGTACCCGCAACTTCGACCACATCAAACCGCAGACGCTGCCGACGTTGTTGCCGTCTCAGTTGCTCAACCGCCGCCCGGATATTGTGCAGGCGCAGCGCCAGTTGATTGCAGCGGATGCCTCGCTGGCCTCGGCGCAGGCCGATTTATTGCCGTCGCTTAATCTGACGGCGACCGGCACGCTGCAAAGTTATCAATTGCATCAGTTACTGGACAATCCCTTCCGCCTGTGGAGCATCGGCGGCAGCATTCTCGCACCGCTATTAAACCGCGAAGCACTGACGGCGCAGGTGGATGTGGCGATGGCCGCACGTAACCAGGCGCTTTATGGCTATGAGAAAGTGGTGCGCGGTGCCTTTTCGGATGTGGATAACGCGTTGGATGCCATTCGTCGCAGTCAGGAACAGCTGACGGAATTGCAGAAGCAAGAAGGCTATGTGACAGAAGCATACCGCATCGCACGTAATCGTTATCAGAACGGTTATGCCTCTTATCTGGATGAACTGGACGCGCAGCGCACCTTGTTCAGTACTCAGCTCAATATTGTCTCAGTGAAAAACACTCTGTTGCTCGCACAAATCGATCTTTACCGATCGCTCGGCGGCGGCTGGCAGGGCTAA